From Permianibacter aggregans, a single genomic window includes:
- a CDS encoding glycosyl hydrolase family 18 protein: MRKRNKNLFNHNAIRMALFGAGLSLFSVSEAMAACPSWAEGNTYNAGVVVAYSGQNYKALVTHTAHVGANWNPASTPSLWQVGGTCDTPTPTPTPTPTPTPTPTPTPTPTPTPTPTPTPTPTPTPTPCTVQAWSSSAVYNGGQRVSYQGKIYEAKWWTQGDNPAQSGEWGVWRLIGDCTPTPTPTPTPTPTPTPTPTPTPTPTPTPTPTPTPTGKHVGAYFTQWGIYGRNYKLKNFTDAGGHNKVTFINYAFGNVYADGKCGLVTRAESGNGDGGDAFADYQKSFSAAESVDGIADTWDQPLRGNFNQLKEVKAKNPNIKVLISLGGWTWSKNFGKFAATAAGREAMVASCIDIYIKGNLPVGDGAGGPGAGAGVFDGIDIDWEYPGGGGMPYNHVDPNDKHNFTLLMAEFRRQLDIIGQTNGRRYYLTAAVGAGIDKIRNTEPASYAQHMDWINVMTYDFFGAWDATGPTNFHSHLFYDTASGVTGDRASYNINSAITEMINQGVPRSKLVVGLGFYGRGWRGVSPGPNGDGLYQSATGAGSGTYEAGIEDYKVLKNRSGTRRYHPITKQLYLYDGNEWWSYDDVTTIRTKIDYVKQQNLGGVFSWSLDGDDSSHTLLNTSWEVRQ; encoded by the coding sequence ATGCGCAAGCGCAATAAAAACTTGTTCAATCACAACGCCATTCGCATGGCGTTGTTTGGCGCGGGTCTGTCGCTATTCAGCGTCAGCGAAGCGATGGCGGCCTGCCCATCGTGGGCCGAAGGCAATACCTACAATGCCGGCGTGGTTGTCGCTTATAGCGGCCAGAACTACAAAGCACTGGTAACGCATACCGCGCACGTCGGTGCGAACTGGAATCCGGCGTCAACACCGTCATTGTGGCAAGTGGGCGGTACTTGCGATACGCCAACACCGACGCCCACTCCGACACCGACACCTACGCCAACTCCCACACCCACCCCAACACCAACGCCTACGCCGACTCCAACACCGACCCCTACTCCAACGCCGACGCCAACACCTTGCACCGTGCAAGCCTGGAGCAGCTCAGCCGTGTATAACGGTGGTCAGCGCGTTTCTTACCAAGGAAAAATTTACGAAGCCAAATGGTGGACGCAAGGCGACAATCCGGCGCAAAGCGGTGAGTGGGGCGTATGGCGTCTAATTGGTGACTGCACGCCGACACCTACGCCTACACCAACGCCTACACCGACCCCCACTCCAACGCCGACGCCAACGCCAACGCCCACACCGACTCCGACGCCAACTCCGACACCAACCGGTAAACATGTCGGCGCGTATTTCACGCAGTGGGGCATTTACGGTCGCAATTACAAACTGAAAAACTTCACCGATGCCGGCGGTCACAACAAAGTGACATTCATCAACTACGCATTCGGTAACGTTTACGCCGACGGCAAATGCGGTTTGGTCACGCGCGCGGAAAGCGGCAACGGTGATGGCGGTGATGCGTTCGCTGATTACCAAAAATCGTTCAGCGCTGCCGAATCGGTCGACGGTATTGCCGATACCTGGGATCAGCCTTTGCGCGGTAACTTCAATCAGCTGAAAGAAGTGAAAGCGAAAAACCCGAACATCAAAGTGTTGATCTCTCTCGGCGGTTGGACCTGGTCGAAAAACTTCGGCAAATTCGCCGCGACGGCTGCTGGTCGTGAAGCGATGGTTGCTTCCTGCATCGACATTTACATCAAAGGTAATTTGCCGGTTGGTGACGGTGCCGGTGGTCCAGGCGCGGGTGCCGGCGTGTTCGACGGTATCGACATTGATTGGGAATACCCAGGCGGTGGCGGCATGCCGTACAACCATGTCGACCCGAACGACAAACACAACTTCACGTTGTTGATGGCCGAGTTCCGTCGTCAGCTCGACATCATCGGACAAACCAACGGCCGTCGTTACTACCTGACCGCTGCGGTTGGCGCCGGTATCGACAAAATCCGCAACACCGAGCCCGCTTCGTATGCGCAGCATATGGATTGGATTAACGTCATGACCTATGACTTCTTCGGTGCCTGGGATGCCACTGGACCAACGAACTTCCATTCACACCTGTTCTACGACACCGCCTCCGGCGTCACCGGCGACCGCGCCAGCTACAACATCAACAGCGCCATCACCGAGATGATCAATCAAGGCGTACCGCGCTCGAAACTGGTTGTCGGTCTTGGCTTCTACGGTCGCGGTTGGAGAGGCGTGAGCCCTGGCCCGAATGGCGATGGTTTGTATCAATCGGCCACCGGCGCAGGATCAGGCACTTACGAAGCCGGTATCGAAGACTACAAAGTGCTGAAGAACCGTTCCGGCACCCGTCGTTACCACCCCATCACCAAGCAGTTGTATCTGTACGACGGCAACGAATGGTGGAGCTACGACGACGTAACAACGATTCGCACCAAGATCGATTACGTCAAACAGCAAAACCTCGGCGGCGTATTCAGTTGGTCGCTCGACGGT
- a CDS encoding chitinase C-terminal domain-containing protein → MKRHNKPRIHPIQAALLSAGLCCVVSSEAFAACATWAEGNTYQAGHVVAYSNQNYTALVTHTAHPGTNWNPASTPSLWKVGGTCDTPTPTPTPTPTPTPTPTPTPTPTPTPTPTPTPTPTPTPTPTPTPCETQAWSASTVYTGGQRVSYQGKIYEAKWWTQGDNPAQSGEWGVWKLIGNCTPTPTPTPTPTPTPTPTPTPTPTPTPTPTPTPTPTPTPTPTPTPTPTPTPTPTPTPTPTPTPTPTPTPSGCRPEGLYQTPSVDVPYCSVYDSAGRELLPNNLKRRVIGYFTSWRTGKNGQPAYLPHQIPWQSLSHINYAFAHVGPDNKISVGNTSLATNAATGLTWPGVPGAEMDPNLPYNGLFNLINRYKQQHPGVKTLISVGGWAETGGYFDDNGERVASGGFYTMTQSAAGIETFANSVVTFLRQYQFDGVDIDYEYPTTMSKAGNPLDWQISEQGLSTVVARYNELMRVLRKKLDEAGRTDGKHYLLTIAAPSSGYLLRGMENFESLKYLDFVNVMSYDLHGAWNEFVGPNAALFDDGRDAELVRWNVYNSPQYGGIGYLNTDWAYHYFRGAMPAGRINIGVPYYTRGWKNVNGGSNGLWGTAVGSNCPIGLDACGDGARGIDNLWHDLEHQQEVGAGSNPLWHALNLKDGKMGSYAGVYGLDPLNDPEDRLTGVYQRFYDQTLVAPWLWNAEKKVFLSIEDSESIARKAQWVVNNNVGGVMFWELAGDYAYHADRGEYFMGATLTNQLANAFKQATPYGNKLANITMPTSSIDVKFDLHSYALGDSNYPITPKLKITNNSMTSLPGGTEFQFDIPTSMPADFVDQSGFGTQVISVGHSGPNAGSGLTGEFHRVSLKLPGWQTLAPGQSVDVTVRHYLPGAGPSNFTVTVNGTKYATRDEHPELPVGVQ, encoded by the coding sequence ATGAAACGACACAACAAACCGAGAATTCATCCGATACAAGCGGCCTTGCTTAGCGCCGGCTTGTGCTGCGTTGTCAGCAGTGAAGCATTTGCCGCGTGCGCTACGTGGGCCGAAGGTAATACCTATCAGGCAGGCCATGTTGTTGCTTATAGCAACCAGAACTACACGGCGCTGGTGACGCATACCGCGCATCCGGGCACGAACTGGAATCCGGCGTCAACACCGTCGTTGTGGAAGGTAGGCGGTACTTGCGATACGCCGACTCCGACGCCCACTCCGACCCCTACGCCCACTCCTACACCCACTCCTACTCCAACGCCTACTCCAACGCCTACTCCAACGCCTACTCCAACGCCTACGCCGACACCAACTCCGACGCCAACACCATGCGAAACTCAAGCATGGAGTGCTTCAACGGTTTACACCGGCGGCCAGCGTGTTTCTTACCAAGGCAAAATTTACGAAGCCAAATGGTGGACACAAGGCGACAATCCGGCGCAAAGCGGTGAGTGGGGCGTTTGGAAACTGATAGGCAACTGCACGCCAACTCCTACGCCAACTCCTACGCCAACTCCTACGCCGACTCCGACTCCGACTCCGACTCCGACTCCGACTCCGACTCCGACTCCGACTCCGACGCCGACGCCGACGCCGACGCCGACGCCGACGCCGACGCCAACGCCAACGCCAACGCCAACGCCAACGCCAACGCCAACGCCAACGCCAACGCCAACGCCAACGCCGAGTGGTTGCCGTCCGGAAGGTTTGTATCAAACGCCGAGTGTCGATGTGCCGTATTGCAGTGTTTACGATTCGGCCGGGCGTGAGTTATTGCCGAACAATCTGAAGCGTCGCGTTATCGGTTATTTCACCAGTTGGCGCACAGGTAAAAACGGTCAGCCGGCGTATTTGCCACATCAAATTCCGTGGCAATCCTTAAGCCATATCAATTACGCGTTTGCTCATGTTGGTCCCGATAACAAAATCTCTGTCGGAAACACGTCGCTGGCGACCAACGCGGCAACCGGTTTGACCTGGCCCGGCGTGCCTGGTGCTGAAATGGACCCGAACCTGCCGTACAACGGTTTGTTCAATTTGATCAATCGTTACAAGCAACAGCATCCCGGCGTGAAAACCCTGATCTCGGTCGGTGGTTGGGCTGAAACCGGTGGTTATTTCGATGACAACGGAGAGCGCGTCGCCAGCGGCGGCTTTTACACGATGACGCAATCGGCTGCCGGTATCGAAACTTTTGCCAATTCGGTTGTCACGTTCTTGCGCCAATATCAATTCGATGGCGTCGATATTGATTACGAATATCCGACAACGATGAGCAAAGCCGGCAACCCGCTCGACTGGCAAATCAGCGAGCAAGGCTTGAGCACGGTTGTCGCGCGTTACAACGAACTGATGCGCGTGCTACGGAAAAAACTCGATGAAGCCGGTCGTACCGATGGCAAGCATTACTTGCTGACGATCGCCGCACCGTCGTCCGGTTATTTGCTGCGCGGTATGGAGAATTTCGAGAGCCTGAAATATCTTGATTTCGTCAACGTCATGAGTTACGACTTGCACGGCGCCTGGAATGAATTTGTCGGGCCGAACGCTGCCTTGTTCGATGACGGTCGCGATGCTGAGCTGGTGCGTTGGAATGTTTACAACTCTCCGCAATACGGCGGCATTGGATATCTGAATACCGATTGGGCGTATCACTACTTCCGCGGTGCGATGCCGGCCGGGCGCATCAACATCGGTGTGCCGTATTACACCCGTGGTTGGAAAAACGTTAACGGCGGCAGCAACGGACTTTGGGGCACCGCCGTCGGCAGCAATTGCCCGATTGGTCTTGATGCCTGCGGCGATGGCGCACGCGGTATCGACAACCTCTGGCATGATCTGGAACATCAGCAAGAAGTCGGTGCCGGCTCCAATCCGCTCTGGCATGCGCTGAACCTGAAGGACGGAAAAATGGGTAGTTACGCCGGCGTGTACGGGCTCGATCCGCTCAATGATCCGGAAGACCGGTTAACTGGCGTTTACCAGCGCTTCTACGATCAAACACTGGTTGCGCCCTGGCTCTGGAACGCCGAGAAAAAAGTGTTCCTGTCGATTGAAGACAGCGAATCGATTGCGCGTAAAGCACAATGGGTCGTCAACAACAACGTTGGCGGCGTGATGTTCTGGGAGTTGGCCGGTGACTACGCCTATCATGCCGATCGCGGTGAATACTTCATGGGCGCGACGCTGACCAACCAGTTGGCCAACGCCTTCAAGCAAGCGACGCCATACGGCAACAAACTTGCCAACATCACGATGCCGACCAGCAGCATTGATGTGAAGTTTGATCTGCACAGTTATGCACTCGGTGACAGTAACTATCCGATCACGCCGAAACTGAAAATCACCAACAACTCGATGACCAGCCTGCCGGGCGGCACGGAGTTTCAGTTCGACATTCCAACCTCAATGCCGGCTGACTTTGTCGATCAATCCGGTTTCGGTACGCAAGTGATCAGCGTTGGTCACAGTGGCCCGAATGCCGGCAGCGGTTTGACCGGTGAGTTCCATCGCGTGTCGCTGAAGTTGCCGGGCTGGCAAACTTTGGCACCGGGGCAAAGTGTTGATGTCACCGTGCGCCATTACCTGCCCGGCGCTGGACCGAGCAATTTCACGGTAACTGTCAACGGCACCAAGTACGCTACCCGCGATGAGCATCCGGAATTGCCGGTTGGGGTGCAGTGA
- a CDS encoding glycoside hydrolase family 19 protein — MSAKHPNRKFNTIRLSMLLTGASLIAAEPALASCPLWAEGNSYQAGAVVAYSNQNYTALVSHTAYVGANWNPAATPTLWKTGGTCSTPTPTPTPTPTPTPTPTPTPTPTPTPTPTPTPTPTPTPTPTPTPTPTPTPCVQPVWNASSVYNGGQRVTHQGVTYEAKWWTQGDNPAESGQWGVWRTVEQCTPTPTPTPTPTPTPTPTPTPGIPTREQARATEAALTDTPLMRSFKATVRTAGNDVVSAVAPGSASNPVNVKRVERWLNANQWQELFPMRDASYSYQRFLQSVAKFPAICADYDDGRNADAICKKILATMFAHFAQETGGHIPNHSIPEWKQGLYYLRESGCNETGAGCGYNMECSANSWITEAWPCGTNPDGSFKKYFGRGAKQLSYNYNYGPFSQVMFGTVRTLLDNPDMVASTWLNLTSATFFLVYPQPPKPSMLHVIDRSWTPNAADAVNGASNSFASTIMIINGGIECNSGGVDKPQAANRIAYYRKFAEYFGLDITGEQLSCASQKPFDGNGAGAQPIYWEKDWNVGNDYRCMLVNYQTAYSALIAGDYEKCVEKNWNIVLQ; from the coding sequence ATGTCAGCAAAACACCCAAACCGAAAATTCAATACGATTCGCCTCAGCATGCTGCTGACCGGCGCTTCACTGATAGCTGCAGAACCGGCGCTGGCCTCCTGTCCGCTGTGGGCCGAAGGCAATAGCTACCAAGCTGGCGCAGTAGTCGCTTACAGCAATCAAAACTACACCGCACTGGTTTCGCATACCGCCTATGTCGGCGCCAACTGGAATCCAGCGGCGACGCCAACGTTGTGGAAAACGGGCGGCACTTGCTCAACACCAACACCAACACCAACACCAACACCAACACCAACACCAACACCAACACCAACACCAACACCAACACCAACACCAACACCAACACCAACACCAACACCGACGCCTACGCCTACGCCTACGCCTACGCCTACGCCTACGCCTACGCCGTGCGTGCAACCGGTGTGGAATGCCAGCAGCGTTTACAACGGTGGCCAGCGCGTCACGCATCAAGGCGTGACGTACGAAGCGAAATGGTGGACGCAAGGCGACAATCCGGCGGAGTCCGGTCAGTGGGGTGTCTGGCGCACCGTCGAGCAATGCACGCCAACGCCGACACCAACACCTACGCCCACCCCGACGCCAACACCCACTCCCACGCCGGGCATTCCGACGCGCGAACAAGCTCGCGCCACCGAAGCGGCATTGACCGACACACCGCTGATGCGTTCATTCAAAGCAACCGTGCGCACGGCCGGTAACGATGTGGTCAGCGCGGTCGCTCCGGGCAGCGCCAGCAATCCAGTTAACGTCAAACGCGTTGAGCGCTGGTTGAATGCCAATCAATGGCAAGAGCTGTTCCCGATGCGCGATGCCAGTTACAGCTATCAGCGTTTTCTGCAATCGGTGGCAAAGTTCCCGGCGATTTGTGCCGACTACGATGACGGCCGCAACGCCGATGCCATTTGCAAGAAAATCCTGGCGACGATGTTCGCGCATTTTGCTCAGGAAACCGGCGGTCATATTCCCAATCACAGCATTCCGGAATGGAAACAGGGCCTGTATTACCTGCGCGAATCAGGTTGCAATGAAACCGGCGCGGGTTGCGGTTACAACATGGAATGCTCAGCGAATAGTTGGATCACCGAAGCCTGGCCCTGTGGCACCAATCCAGATGGCAGTTTCAAGAAATATTTTGGTCGTGGCGCCAAGCAGCTTTCCTATAACTACAACTACGGACCTTTTTCACAAGTGATGTTCGGCACCGTGCGCACCTTGCTCGATAACCCGGACATGGTCGCCAGCACCTGGTTGAACCTGACCTCGGCGACCTTCTTCCTGGTTTATCCGCAACCGCCAAAACCATCGATGCTGCATGTCATCGATCGCAGCTGGACGCCGAATGCCGCCGACGCCGTCAACGGTGCCAGCAATTCATTTGCTTCGACGATCATGATCATCAATGGCGGTATTGAATGTAACAGTGGCGGTGTGGATAAACCGCAGGCGGCCAATCGCATCGCCTACTATCGAAAATTTGCCGAATATTTCGGTCTAGACATCACCGGTGAGCAGCTTTCCTGCGCCAGCCAGAAACCATTCGATGGCAATGGCGCTGGTGCGCAACCGATTTACTGGGAGAAAGATTGGAACGTCGGCAATGACTATCGCTGCATGCTGGTCAATTACCAGACGGCTTACAGTGCCTTGATTGCCGGCGATTACGAAAAATGTGTCGAGAAAAACTGGAATATCGTTTTGCAGTAA
- a CDS encoding CNNM domain-containing protein, with protein sequence MALLIAFVVLSIGVSFVCSILEAALLSITPSFIAHQKQTHPKRYERLKALKDKIDQPLAAILTLNTIAHTVGALGVGAQVTVLYGDGYLGIASAVMTLLILVLSEILPKTIGARYWPQLTPFLPVVLNGMIFVLKPFIWFSDQIMKLFGGTPHHYDLRQEIKSLATLGRELNQLDEDEQRVIRNILDLHDIKVRDIMTPRTVCETIRPDVPLGDLIEHVRENQFSRYPVLAEDESPLGLVFRYDLLNADLNKTAVDIMKPVTVVIDTVSAERIMSQMMRERQHMCVVYDEYGSWLGLVTMEDVIETIIGQSIMDETDDIPNLRRFAKRRWEHKLKERVDDTLQ encoded by the coding sequence ATGGCTTTACTCATTGCGTTTGTGGTCCTTTCCATCGGCGTATCGTTCGTTTGTTCCATTCTCGAAGCGGCGTTGCTGTCCATCACTCCCAGTTTTATCGCGCATCAAAAGCAAACTCATCCGAAGCGCTATGAGCGCCTGAAAGCGCTGAAAGACAAAATCGATCAGCCGCTGGCTGCCATTCTGACGCTGAACACCATTGCCCACACGGTTGGCGCGCTGGGTGTCGGCGCGCAGGTAACGGTGCTGTACGGTGACGGCTACCTCGGTATCGCCTCTGCCGTCATGACCTTGCTGATTCTGGTGCTGTCGGAAATCCTGCCGAAAACCATTGGCGCCCGCTACTGGCCGCAGCTCACGCCGTTTCTGCCGGTGGTGTTGAACGGCATGATCTTTGTGCTGAAACCCTTCATCTGGTTTTCCGATCAGATCATGAAATTGTTTGGTGGTACACCACACCATTACGATCTGCGTCAGGAAATCAAATCGCTGGCGACGCTGGGCCGCGAATTGAATCAACTCGATGAAGATGAGCAACGGGTCATCCGCAATATTCTCGATCTGCATGACATCAAGGTACGTGACATCATGACACCGCGCACCGTCTGCGAGACCATCCGCCCGGATGTACCGCTCGGCGATCTGATTGAACACGTCCGGGAAAACCAGTTCTCACGTTATCCGGTGCTGGCTGAGGACGAATCACCGTTAGGTCTGGTGTTCCGTTACGACCTGTTGAATGCCGACTTGAACAAAACCGCTGTCGATATCATGAAGCCGGTGACGGTCGTGATCGATACCGTCAGCGCCGAGCGCATCATGTCGCAGATGATGCGCGAACGGCAGCACATGTGCGTCGTTTACGACGAGTACGGCAGCTGGTTGGGGCTCGTTACGATGGAAGATGTCATCGAAACCATCATTGGCCAGTCAATTATGGATGAAACTGACGATATTCCGAATTTGCGCCGCTTCGCCAAGCGCCGCTGGGAACACAAGCTGAAAGAGCGTGTCGACGACACGCTGCAATAG
- a CDS encoding cupin-like domain-containing protein, with the protein MTSNVAKMTPLSIDDNWRRWIAENLMLDNSPESLFDALIANGADPNQARHELAAALASPYLHGAQRMRNRLAKRDWILDCRRKLNRIHPDDAHIPRRHQLDSETFLREHYIASRPVIITGMLEDWPARTKWNLRYFHQQFGEREVEVQFGRDSDARYEINGAQHKRKMRFSEYLDLVAMTESSNDFYMTANNGSQNQQALRELWQDIGPLNEYLNPQAPEKGFFWLGPKGTRTPFHHDLTNNFMAQLIGRKRVLLIPACETPYMYNTTHCYSDVDAASINRQMFPLFDQVQVLECVLEPGELLFLPIGCWHYVEALDKSVTMSFVNFRWDNDFSSIYHTYHDV; encoded by the coding sequence ATGACCAGCAACGTAGCAAAAATGACACCGCTGTCGATCGATGACAACTGGCGTCGCTGGATAGCCGAGAATCTGATGCTCGACAACAGCCCGGAAAGCCTGTTCGACGCGCTGATCGCCAACGGCGCCGACCCGAATCAGGCCCGGCATGAACTGGCGGCGGCCCTGGCCAGCCCCTATCTGCATGGCGCCCAGCGGATGCGCAATCGGCTGGCCAAGCGCGACTGGATTCTCGATTGTCGGCGCAAGCTGAACCGCATTCATCCGGACGATGCGCACATCCCGCGCCGGCACCAGCTCGATAGTGAAACCTTCTTGCGTGAGCACTACATCGCCAGCCGTCCGGTGATCATTACCGGCATGCTCGAAGACTGGCCGGCGCGCACCAAATGGAACCTGCGCTATTTTCATCAGCAGTTCGGCGAACGCGAGGTGGAAGTGCAGTTCGGTCGCGACAGCGACGCCCGTTACGAAATCAACGGCGCCCAGCACAAACGGAAAATGCGTTTTTCCGAATACCTCGATCTGGTCGCGATGACCGAAAGCAGCAATGATTTTTACATGACGGCCAACAACGGCTCGCAAAATCAGCAAGCACTGCGCGAGCTGTGGCAGGACATTGGCCCGTTAAACGAATACCTGAATCCGCAAGCACCGGAGAAAGGATTTTTCTGGCTCGGACCAAAAGGCACACGCACGCCGTTTCACCATGATTTGACCAATAATTTCATGGCGCAATTGATCGGTCGCAAACGAGTGCTGCTGATACCGGCTTGCGAAACGCCATACATGTACAACACCACGCATTGCTACAGTGATGTCGATGCAGCGTCGATCAATCGTCAGATGTTCCCGTTGTTCGATCAGGTGCAGGTATTGGAGTGTGTGCTGGAACCGGGCGAGCTATTGTTCCTGCCGATTGGCTGCTGGCATTACGTCGAAGCACTCGACAAATCCGTGACGATGTCGTTCGTCAACTTCCGCTGGGACAACGATTTCAGCAGCATCTACCACACCTATCATGATGTCTGA